In a single window of the Pseudochaenichthys georgianus chromosome 16, fPseGeo1.2, whole genome shotgun sequence genome:
- the scgn gene encoding secretagogin — translation MDTAFDNLDAAGFLEIWQHFDADDNGYIEDKELDDFFRHMMKKLNPQEKVTEERVQGLKQRFMSAYDVTADGKLQIQELANMILPEDENFLLIFRREAAMDNSVDFMKIWRKYDVDCSGYISARELKAFLKDLFQNHQKEVSSDKLEEYTDTMMKIFDKSKDGSLDLNDLARILALEDNFLLQFQMEACGKEERKRDFTKIFEHYDVSKTGALEGAEVDGFVKDMMGLVRPNLTGPELEKLRGVLLRHCDVNKDGKIQMNELALCLGVKHKLS, via the exons atGGACACTGCTTTTGATAACCTGGATGCAGCTGGTTTCCTGGAAATCTGGCAACACTTTGATGCAGATG ATAATGGCTACATTGAGGACAAAGAGCTTGATGACTTCTTCCGTCACATGATGAAGAAACTGAATCCACAG GAGAAAGTGACTGAAGAAAGGGTCCAGGGGCTGAAGCAAAGGTTTATGTCCGCCTATGATGTCACTGCTGATGGGAAACTACAGATTCAGGAG TTGGCCAATATGATCCTCCCTGAAGATGAGAACTTCCTGTTAATCTTCCGCAGAGAAGCTGCTATGGATAATAGCGTTGACTTCATGAAG ATATGGAGAAAGTACGATGTTGACTGCAGCGGCTACATATCAGCTCGGGAGCTCAAG GCTTTCCTGAAAGATCTCTTTCAAAATCATCAAAAGGAAGTGTCATCTGATAAATTGGAGGAGTACACAGACACAATG ATGAAAATCTTTGACAAAAGCAAGGATGGCTCTTTGGATTTGAACGACTTGGCCAG GATCTTGGCTTTAGAGGATAATTTCCTGCTCCAGTTCCAAATGGAA GCCTGCGGGaaagaggagagaaagagagacttcACGAAGATCTTTGAACATTATGATGTT AGTAAGACAGGAGCGCTGGAGGGTGCCGAGGTGGACGGCTTTGTCAAAGACATGATGGGCCTGGTCAGG CCCAATCTCACCGGTCCTGAGCTGGAAAAGCTGCGAGGCGTCCTGCTGCGTCACTGTGACGTCAACAAGGACGGAAAGATCCAGATGAATGAGCTGGCTCTGTGTCTGGGAGTCAAACATAAACTCAGTTAG